The sequence GACTCTCGCGAGAAGCGCGCGGACTCGGCCAGCGTCGATCCGTCTTCCGCAATGATGGCGTGCCCGCCGAAGACCACGTCCTGCGAGGACTCGCCGGCACCGCATGACGCGTAGACGTAGGCGCAGATGCCTCGCGCCGACTGCTGCGCGACCAGCGCGCGCCGGTAGTCGGCCTTGCCGACCAGTTCGTTGGATGCGGAGAGGTTGACGATCAACTGCGCGCCATGGAGCACCTGGAACGAACTCGGTGGCAGGGGTCCCCAGAGGTCCTCGCAGATCTCCACGCCGAACACGAAGCCCGTGGCGCCGTGGGCGCGGAAGAGGAGATCCGTGCCAATCGGCACCACCTGGCCGCCGACCGGTACGTCGCGGACCAGCAGGTCGCGCGACGAGGCGAACCAGCGCTCCTCGTAGTATTCCTTGTAGCCAGGGATATAGGTCTTCGGCACGAGGCCGAGCACGGTCCCGCCGCTCACCACCGCGGCCGTGTTGAACAGGCAGCCCTCGGCCGCCAGCGGGAATCCGACGATCAGGACCGGGCTGAGCCGTGAGGATGCGCTGGCGATCTCGGCCAGCGCCTCAGCGGCCCGGTCGAGCAGGAGTTGCTGATGGAAGAGATCGCCCGCGGTGTACCCGGTCAGGCACAGTTCCGGGAAGGCCACGAGCTCGGCGCCTTCCTCGTCTGCCCGCGCGGCGCATTCGAGGATCTGGCGGACGTTGTGCTCGATATCGGCAACCTTCAGGGCTGGAACGGCTGCCGCCACACGGACGAAGCCGAAGTCGGGCCGCGCCTGGAGTGCGCTCATGCGATGCTATGATACGCCGGCATGGCCACAGAGCCATAGCACTCCACCTGCCTATGTCCCACGCGTTTCCTTCCACACCGGCTGTCCTGTTCCTGAGGGCGCAGCACGTTCCGTTCACCGAGCACGGGTATCGGTACGAGGAACACGGCGGCACGGCCGTCGCGGCGCGTGAACTGGCCGTGCCCGAGCACGCGGTCATCAAGACTCTCATCATGGAAGACGACGGCCGGCGGCCGTTGATCGTCCTGATGCACGGCGACCGCGAGGTGTCCACCAAGCAGCTCGCCCGACAAATTGGCGCGCGGAGCGTGGCCCCATGCAGGCCGGACGTCGCAAACCGCCACACAGGCTATCTCGTGGGCGGCACCTCGCCGTTCGGCACCAGGAAGGCGATGCCCGTCTACCTCGAGCGAGGCGTGCTCGAGGAGCCGACCATCTACGTCAACGGCGGCAGCAGGGGCTTCCTGGTCGGCCTCGCGCCGGCGGACCTCGTGCGGGTGCTCTCCCCAACGCTCGTGGACGTGGCGCTCGTGGGCGGATAGACCGTGGAGACGCAGGGACGGCAGGCGCCAGCCGAGGGCCCGGCGCTCGCGGCGCGGCGGGGGCCGGAGGCCGGAGACAGATCGGTTCCGCAAATTGGAAGACTAGTGATACCTTGTCCCCTTGCATATCGATTGAGAGGAAACGATGGGCGAGGCACAACGCGGTGCGGGCGGCACACCCGGGGGGATCGGCCAGTTCATCATCGGCGTCGTGATGGCGGCCGTTGGCGCGTACCTGCTGCTCAACCAGGTGCAGGTGACGACCTCGGGTTGGTACTTCTGGGGAACGAATTCCTTCGGGCTGACGCTGTTGCCGCTCCTCATCGGCATCGGTGTGCTGTTCTTCAACGGCCGTTCGATCATCGGTTGGTTCCTCACCGTCGTCGGTTTCGCGATCATCGTGGCCGGCATCCTGATGAACCTGGACATCTACTTCCGACAGACCAGCTTGTACAACACGCTCGTGATGCTCGGGCTGCTCGCCGGTGGGCTCGGTCTCATCGCTCGGGCGCTGCGACCGTCCGGTTCGTCATCCGCGCGGCCGCAGGCGTAGGTGCTGGCGGACGGGTCGGCTGCCCGACCGCCGAGAGGAGGCAGGGAGGACCTGCCAGACCGGAGCTGGCTCCCGCCAGCCCCACGTTGGAGGAGGACGCATGAAGAAGGTGCTCTGGATCGCGCTCGCCCTCGTCGTCGCTGTCGGCCTGCTGTCGGTGGCCAACGCCGCTGAGAAGAGCTATCAATTCACCGGGACGGTGAAGTCGGTGGATGGTGCGACGTTCACCGTGGAGAAGAGCGCCAAGGACGTGTGGACGTTCACGACCGAGGCGGCCACCAAGGGCGCGCCGAAGGTGGGGGAGAAGGTCACGGTCTACTACAAGATGATCGCGACCGAGATCGAGGCCAAGCCCGCGGCGGCCAAGCCCGCAGCGGCCAAGCCCGCGCCGAAGAAGAAGTAGGACACCTGGAGGGCGGGACCCCACCGGTTCCGCCCTCTCCCGCCCGCTACCTTCTGCACACCACCATCAACGTCTGGTCGTCGTCGTGCCGTCCGGCGCTGAACGTTCGAACGGCTTCCAACACACAGTCACGCACGTGGCCGGCATCGCCGGCGCCGGCGGCGGCGATGATGATGCCGGTGAGCCGGCGTTCGCCGAACTCGTCGCCCGTCGCGTCGCACGCCTCGGTGATGCCGTCGGTGTAGAGGACGAGTGTATCGCCCGACGCCATCCGCACGGTCCGCTCCGCGTACCGGGAGTCGAGGCAGATGCCGAGCACCGTACCGCCCTCGGCGAGCACCTCGTTCCGGCCATCGCTGTGGACGAGCACCGGCGGGTTGTGGCCGGCGTTGCAGTAGTGGAAGGTCCCATCGCGCGTGTCGAGGATGGCGAAGAAGAAGGAGACGAAGCGATCGTCCGGCAGCGTCGGGCAAAGCGTCCGGTTGACGCGCGCGCACACGTCAGCCGGCATTCGGCCGTCGCCAACTGCCGAGCGGACGGCGGCCTGCAAGTTGGCCGCCAGCAACGCGGCCGGGATTCCCTTGCCCGCAACGTCGCCGACGCAGAGCGCCAGCCAGCGGTCATCGAGGGCTATCACGTCGTAGGTATCGCCGCCGACCGAGGCCGCTGCCTCGCACACGGCCGCAAGATCCCAACCGGGGCGTGAAGGCAGCTCTGGCGGCAGCAGGTGACGCTGAATGTCGCGGGCTTGATCGAGTTCGCGCGTGTGTCGGGCGGTGGCGTGGCGTTCGCCGCGCCGCGCGTCGGTCAGTGCCCGGACCATCGCGACGACGCGGTCGTTGTCCCATGGCTTCTGGATGAAGTCGCGCACCCCGTGACGCAGCGCTTCGATCGCGACTTCCATCGTGCCCCAACCGGTCATGACCACGACCGGCAGCTGTTCGTCGACCGTGCGCACCTGCGACAGCAGGTCGAGGCCTTCGCGCCCCGATGTGGTGTCCCGGGCGTAGTTCAAATCCATCAACAGGAGGTCGAACTCGCGCTTGGATAGGGCTTCGAGGACTGCGGCCGGGGAACGTACCATCTCCGTGCGGAACCCTTCGGGCTGCAGCAACAGGCGGAGTGCGTCGAGAACGTCGG comes from Vicinamibacterales bacterium and encodes:
- the ybaK gene encoding Cys-tRNA(Pro) deacylase — translated: MSHAFPSTPAVLFLRAQHVPFTEHGYRYEEHGGTAVAARELAVPEHAVIKTLIMEDDGRRPLIVLMHGDREVSTKQLARQIGARSVAPCRPDVANRHTGYLVGGTSPFGTRKAMPVYLERGVLEEPTIYVNGGSRGFLVGLAPADLVRVLSPTLVDVALVGG
- a CDS encoding SpoIIE family protein phosphatase; protein product: MSSTDMPDIKTLAGCPQILVADDQADVLDALRLLLQPEGFRTEMVRSPAAVLEALSKREFDLLLMDLNYARDTTSGREGLDLLSQVRTVDEQLPVVVMTGWGTMEVAIEALRHGVRDFIQKPWDNDRVVAMVRALTDARRGERHATARHTRELDQARDIQRHLLPPELPSRPGWDLAAVCEAAASVGGDTYDVIALDDRWLALCVGDVAGKGIPAALLAANLQAAVRSAVGDGRMPADVCARVNRTLCPTLPDDRFVSFFFAILDTRDGTFHYCNAGHNPPVLVHSDGRNEVLAEGGTVLGICLDSRYAERTVRMASGDTLVLYTDGITEACDATGDEFGERRLTGIIIAAAGAGDAGHVRDCVLEAVRTFSAGRHDDDQTLMVVCRR